One stretch of Methylococcus capsulatus DNA includes these proteins:
- the metG gene encoding methionine--tRNA ligase gives MTSQRKILVTSALPYANGPIHLGHLVEYIQTDIWVRFQKMRGHDCRYVCADDTHGTPIMLRAEREGITPEALITRVHAEHLRDFTGFHIEFDNYYSTHSEETRAHAVEIYSRLKARGLIESRAIEQYFDPVKEMFLPDRFIKGECPKCRAKDQYGDSCEVCGSTYSPTDLINPYSAVSGATPVRKESVHYFFKLGTCTEFLKFWTRSGHLQAEAANKLNEWFEAGLSDWDISRDAPYFGFEIPDAPGKYFYVWLDAPIGYMGSFQNLCDRLRLDFSEYWNKHTETELYHFIGKDILYFHALFWPAMLEYSDFRLPTKIFAHGFLTVNGEKMSKSRGTFITAQSYLDHGLDPEWLRYYYACKLNGTMEDIDLSLEDFVARVNSDLVGKYINIASRCAGFITKYFDGQLRHPDKRFEEALTERAVSEGIAIATYYENRDYSKAIREIMRLADEINVAINDRKPWEVARDSSRLAELQEICSHALDSFYVLSVLLAPILPHLTGQVAKELFGLDRPFRWSDLSERPRRIHAFRHLMTRIDPKRIDALIEANRQNLQAAAGLPEPHSQVRHAEHQQHEIHPIAETISIDDFAKVDLRVARIVNAEHVEGADKLLKLTLDLGGETRTVFAGIKSAYAPENLIGRLTVMVANLAPRKMKFGLSEGMVLAAGPGGADIFLLSPDEGARPGMRVK, from the coding sequence ATGACCAGCCAGCGAAAAATCCTCGTCACCAGCGCCCTGCCCTATGCCAACGGCCCGATCCACCTGGGCCATCTGGTGGAATACATCCAGACCGACATCTGGGTGCGTTTCCAGAAGATGCGGGGCCACGATTGCCGCTACGTCTGCGCCGACGACACCCACGGCACCCCCATCATGCTGCGGGCGGAGCGGGAGGGGATCACGCCGGAGGCGCTGATCACCCGCGTCCATGCTGAGCATCTGCGCGACTTCACCGGCTTCCACATCGAGTTCGACAACTACTATTCGACCCATTCGGAGGAAACCCGCGCCCATGCGGTCGAGATTTACAGCAGGCTCAAGGCCCGCGGCCTGATCGAATCGCGGGCGATCGAGCAGTATTTCGACCCGGTCAAGGAAATGTTCCTGCCCGATCGTTTCATCAAGGGCGAATGTCCCAAGTGTCGCGCCAAGGACCAGTACGGCGATTCCTGCGAAGTCTGCGGCAGCACCTATTCGCCCACCGACCTGATCAACCCTTACTCCGCGGTATCCGGCGCCACGCCGGTGCGCAAGGAGTCTGTACATTATTTCTTCAAACTGGGGACCTGTACTGAATTCCTGAAGTTCTGGACCCGTTCCGGTCATTTGCAGGCCGAGGCCGCCAACAAACTCAACGAATGGTTCGAGGCCGGTCTTTCGGATTGGGATATTTCCCGTGATGCTCCCTATTTCGGTTTCGAGATTCCGGATGCGCCGGGCAAATATTTCTACGTCTGGCTGGACGCCCCCATCGGTTACATGGGCAGTTTTCAGAATCTTTGCGATCGCCTGCGGCTCGATTTCTCGGAGTACTGGAACAAACATACCGAAACCGAGCTGTACCATTTCATCGGCAAAGACATCCTCTATTTTCATGCGCTGTTCTGGCCGGCGATGCTGGAATATTCGGATTTCCGGCTCCCGACCAAAATATTCGCCCACGGTTTTTTGACCGTGAACGGCGAGAAAATGTCCAAGTCACGGGGCACTTTCATCACCGCCCAGAGTTATCTCGACCATGGCCTCGATCCGGAATGGCTGCGCTATTACTATGCCTGCAAGCTGAACGGCACGATGGAGGACATCGACCTCAGCCTGGAAGACTTCGTCGCCCGGGTGAACAGCGATCTGGTGGGGAAGTACATTAATATCGCCAGCCGGTGCGCGGGTTTCATTACAAAGTATTTCGATGGTCAACTACGGCATCCGGATAAGCGTTTCGAAGAAGCCTTGACAGAGCGCGCGGTGAGCGAAGGTATCGCAATCGCCACTTACTATGAAAACAGGGATTACTCCAAAGCCATCCGTGAAATTATGCGGCTGGCCGACGAGATAAATGTAGCCATCAATGACCGGAAGCCCTGGGAAGTGGCCAGGGATTCGAGTCGTTTGGCGGAGCTGCAGGAAATCTGCTCCCACGCTTTGGATTCGTTCTATGTGCTGTCGGTGCTGTTGGCACCGATTCTTCCCCATCTGACCGGACAGGTCGCGAAAGAGTTGTTCGGTTTGGACCGGCCGTTTCGTTGGAGCGATTTGTCCGAACGGCCGAGGCGTATTCATGCCTTCAGACACCTCATGACCCGCATCGATCCGAAACGGATCGATGCCCTGATCGAAGCCAACCGCCAAAATCTGCAGGCGGCGGCCGGGTTGCCGGAACCGCATTCCCAGGTGCGCCACGCCGAGCACCAGCAGCACGAAATACATCCGATCGCCGAGACGATTTCCATCGACGATTTCGCGAAGGTCGATCTGCGCGTCGCTCGCATCGTCAACGCCGAGCACGTCGAGGGCGCGGACAAACTGCTGAAGCTGACACTGGACCTGGGCGGCGAGACCCGCACGGTGTTCGCTGGTATCAAGTCAGCCTATGCACCCGAAAACCTGATCGGCCGGTTGACCGTAATGGTCGCCAACCTGGCACCGCGCAAGATGAAGTTCGGCCTGTCCGAAGGCATGGTGCTGGCAGCGGGGCCGGGAGGCGCCGACATCTTCCTCCTTTCGCCGGACGAAGGCGCCCGGCCCGGCATGCGAGTCAAGTGA